The following are from one region of the Mycolicibacterium helvum genome:
- a CDS encoding TIGR02391 family protein has product MADADRNPTYLRDLAGHVAVFRDAFRSFLELHTPTYRGPGVGIFPAVSPLDESDPAEIEVRRARTFEAAGRARRAPALTGCVFGVRDPAGGKPDVVDPIAAWHTVTQPKPLLEPANIIDACDQMIGSLEDMAAQAEAEAPPTVDVAQMHPAVWGQAARLWRDGHYRHAVQAAADGVVQLVKSRTGGPELDDTTRWNQAFSEKDPEPGRPRLRWPADQTDRTVVSMNDGLRRFAPGAQMTIRNPATHGPGEMTPQEAVERLSVLSLLARWVDACDLIEAPHASVRDLS; this is encoded by the coding sequence ATGGCGGACGCAGACCGCAACCCCACCTATCTTCGCGACCTTGCCGGGCATGTCGCGGTATTCAGGGACGCGTTCCGGTCGTTCCTCGAACTTCACACGCCGACTTATAGAGGACCTGGTGTCGGTATCTTCCCGGCCGTTTCCCCGCTAGACGAGTCCGATCCGGCAGAGATCGAAGTCCGCCGTGCCCGAACGTTCGAGGCGGCGGGCCGCGCCCGTCGTGCACCTGCGCTGACCGGCTGCGTTTTCGGCGTCCGAGACCCCGCCGGTGGCAAGCCCGACGTAGTTGACCCGATCGCAGCCTGGCACACCGTGACGCAACCGAAGCCTTTGCTTGAACCGGCCAACATCATCGACGCCTGCGATCAGATGATCGGGTCGTTGGAGGACATGGCGGCCCAAGCCGAGGCCGAGGCACCGCCTACGGTCGACGTTGCTCAGATGCATCCAGCGGTGTGGGGTCAGGCGGCACGGCTATGGCGGGACGGCCACTATCGGCACGCGGTGCAGGCGGCCGCGGATGGCGTCGTGCAATTGGTCAAGTCGCGGACGGGCGGACCGGAACTCGACGATACGACCCGGTGGAATCAAGCCTTCTCCGAGAAGGACCCTGAACCGGGCAGGCCGAGGCTGCGGTGGCCAGCCGACCAGACCGACCGGACCGTGGTTTCGATGAACGACGGACTGCGCCGGTTTGCCCCAGGTGCGCAAATGACGATCCGGAACCCGGCGACACACGGTCCGGGCGAGATGACCCCGCAGGAGGCCGTCGAACGGCTATCGGTTCTCAGCCTGCTTGCACGATGGGTCGACGCGTGTGACCTCATCGAGGCACCTCATGCGTCAGTCAGGGACCTGTCATGA